A single genomic interval of Cervus elaphus chromosome 19, mCerEla1.1, whole genome shotgun sequence harbors:
- the LOC122675440 gene encoding ATP synthase membrane subunit K, mitochondrial-like, whose protein sequence is MAGPEADAQFHFTGIKKYFNYYTLTGRMNCVLATNRSVALIVLYFKLRSKKTPAVKAT, encoded by the coding sequence ATGGCAGGTCCAGAAGCTGATGCCCAGTTCCATTTCACTGGtatcaaaaaatatttcaattattaCACCCTCACAGGGAGAATGAATTGTGTGCTGGCCACAAACAGAAGTGTTGCTTTGATAGTCTTATACTTCAAGTTAAGGTCTAAAAAAACTCCAGCTGTGAAAGCAACATAA